The Danio rerio strain Tuebingen ecotype United States chromosome 10, GRCz12tu, whole genome shotgun sequence genome contains a region encoding:
- the sh2d3ca gene encoding SH2 domain-containing protein 3C isoform X9 gives MCSCRMSCIISVAQPTQPDEPQTVEPEVKPAEGNSCPSTVHHKDAMRNCAMSMDQIQEYRCPLSPVGETPQSPAYSAISRHRHGSGGRVLAVIPPSPVMRRSSDPHLSPSSSNNNIPCSETGPSTYSTPAHGYQSESLEQGGSYCELRPGQAPIPPCKSYVERLKVEEGQSLGSGAPDGVEGFMLPLVETSSSFKPGKYQSTLLPPENKPLEMSVLKRVKELLAEVDPKTAAKHITKADCTVARILGVTKEMQRMMGVSSGLEQLTLPHGHQLRLDLLERFYTMSIMMAVDLLGCTGSTEERAALLHKTIQLAAELKSNMGNMYGFAAVMRALELPQISRLEQTWMTLRQRHTEGAILYEKKLKPFLKAMNDGKETCVLSSTCFPHVVPVLSLLERSVAAGEALESWESVESGVDVVMSHLEAARTIAHHGGLYRTNAESKLQDFQERKEVLEIFCTEFQMRLLWGSRGSEGSQTERYEKFDKVLTALSHKLEPPVRHSEL, from the exons ATGTGCTCATGTAGGATGTCTTGTATTATCAGTGTCGCCCAGCCTACACAGCCAGATGAGCCTCAGACAGTCGAGCCAGAGGTGAAACCAGCGGAGGGCaacagctg CCCTTCCACAGTGCACCATAAGGATGCCATGAGGAACTGTGCCATGAGTATGGATCAGATCCAAGAGTACCGCTGTCCACTGTCCCCTGTGGGGGAAACACCTCAATCCCCTGCCTACAGCGCCA TCTCCCGCCACAGACATGGTTCAGGTGGACGTGTCCTTGCAGTCATCCCGCCTTCTCCAGTGATGAGGCGCTCCAGCGATCCCCACCTTTCGCCATCCTCCTCCAATAACAACATTCCCTGCTCAGAAACGGGCCCTAGCACTTACTCCACACCTGCTCACGGGTACCAATCTGAGAGTTTAGAGCAAGGCGGCAGCTACTGTGAGCTGAGACCCGGACAAGCCCCCATTCCTCCCTGCAAGAGCTACGTAGAGAGGTTGAAGGTGGAGGAGGGCCAAAGCCTGGGCTCTGGAGCTCCAGACGGGGTGGAGGGCTTCATGCTCCCCCTGGTGGAGACTAGTTCATCCTTCAAACCAGGGAAATACCAGTCGACTCTTCTGCCACCTGAAAATAAACCTCTGGAGATGAGCGTGTTGAAGAGGGTGAAGGAGCTTCTGGCGGAGGTGGATCCCAAAACGGCCGCCAAGCACATCACCAAGGCTGACTGCAcg GTTGCTAGGATACTGGGCGTTACCAAGGAGATGCAGAGGATGATGGGAGTGAGCTCAGGGCTGGAGCAGCTGACTCTTCCTCATGGACATCAGTTGAGGCTGGATCTGCTGGAGAG GTTTTACACCATGTCAATAATGATGGCGGTGGATCTGTTAGGCTGTACAGGCAGCACGGAGGAGAGGGCAGCCCTTCTGCATAAAACTATCCAGCTGGCTGCTGAACTCAAGAGCAACATGGGTAACATGTACGGATTTGCTGCGGTCATGAGAGCCCTGGAGCTGCCGCAG ATCTCTCGACTGGAGCAGACGTGGATGACACTGCGACAGAGACACACAGAAGGAGCCATTCTCTATGAGAAAAAACTCAAGCCATTCCTGAAGGCCATGAATGACGGCAAAG agacgTGTGTGCTGTCGAGTACGTGTTTCCCTCATGTGGTGCCAGTCTTGTCTCTGCTGGAGCGCAGTGTGGCAGCAGGAGAGGCTCTGGAGAGCTGGGAGAGTGTGGAGTCTGGTGTGGATGTGGTCATGAGTCACTTGGAGGCAGCCAGAACCATCGCTCACCATGGAGGACTGTACCGCACCAATGCAGAGAGCAAACTTCAGG ATTTCCAGGAGCGAAAGGAGGTGTTGGAGATCTTCTGTACAGAGTTTCAGATGAGGCTTTTATGGGGCAGTCGTGGCTCTGAAGGCAGTCAAACGGAGCGTTATGAGAAATTCGATAAAGTCCTCACCGCTCTATCCCACAAGCTCGAACCTCCTGTACGACACAGTGAATTATAG